One stretch of Arachis duranensis cultivar V14167 chromosome 1, aradu.V14167.gnm2.J7QH, whole genome shotgun sequence DNA includes these proteins:
- the LOC107490908 gene encoding uncharacterized protein LOC107490908 encodes MGGHGGLNILPQKRWNVYNYENREKVRRDEEQATRDEQIKRDEVRKRDAEFRLERLRTAKGLAPLVKAKAEEEKEEEGEEEPESNNSGNNGHINLFEGIKIFDPVRGTEKRKELLGEREGWKKEKRMKKEEGKSSGVAVGPEDDKYRLGYGVAGKGVKMPWYLEKRNGDDEKGGGDDSDGKVKNENNKKKKNGRKTLEELREERLKREKREKERERVLIGEKGCSSSSHGEPRSDRDVYGNKKFNRR; translated from the exons ATGGGAGGCCATGGTGGCCTCAACATTCTCCCGCAGAAGCGGTGGAACGTCTACAACTACGAGAACAGGGAAAAGGTCCGCCGCGACGAGGAGCAAGCCACCAGAGACGAGCAGATCAAGCGCGACGAGGTCAGAAAGCGCGATGCCGAGTTCCGCCTCGAGCGCCTCCGCACCGCCAAGGGTTTGGCTCCTCTCGTTAAGGCCAAGGCAGAggaagagaaggaggaggaaggagaagaagaaccagAATCGAATAATTCGGGTAACAACGGACACATTAACTTGTTCGAGGGGATTAAGATTTTCGATCCTGTACGAGGAACCGAGAAGAGGAAGGAGTTGTTGGGGGAAAGGGAAGGgtggaagaaggagaagaggatgaagaaagaagaagggaagtccTCGGGGGTGGCGGTGGGTCCCGAGGATGACAAGTATAGGTTAGGGTATGGGGTAGCAGGGAAGGGTGTGAAGATGCCTTGGTATCTTGAGAAGCGGAATGGCGATGATGAGAAGGGTGGTGGGGATGATAGTGatggaaaagtgaagaatgagaacaacaagaagaagaagaatgggagGAAGACTTTGGAGGAGTTGAGGGAAGAGAGGTTGAAGAGGGAGAAGCGCGAGAAGGAGCGCGAGAGGGTGTTGATCGGGGAGAAGGGCTGCAGCAGCAGCAGCCATGGTGAGCCCCGCAGTGATAGAGATGTGTATGGGAACAAGAAGTTTAACAG GCGATAA
- the LOC107490821 gene encoding glycerophosphodiester phosphodiesterase GDPD1, chloroplastic isoform X1 encodes MALKLLPVSQIPSLDLCCSSRSPREVEMEQRRFEVAKFAVIGHRGSGMNDLQSLDQRMRAIKENSIVSFKAASNLALDFIEFDVQVTKDNCPVIFHDDHIFCEENGTVFGEKVTELTLSEFLSCGPQRDKKGKTLLRKTEEGKLVKWNVEQDDSLCTLHEAFVNVNPSLGFNIELKFDDYIVYEQGYLVHVLHSILKVVFEHGKNRPIIFSTFQPDAAILVRKLQSTYPVFFLTEGGCELYQDVRRNSLEEALKLCTEHGLQGIVSEVKGIFRNPEAVRKIKECSNKLSLFTYGKLNNVPEAVYMQHLMGIDGVIVDFVKEIAELVLDINGQGMEEMLQVKNFKPQFSQQELSFLLKLIPELIQI; translated from the exons ATGGCTCTCAAGCTTCTCCCGGTCTCTCAAATCCCTTCCTTAGATCTATGCTGCTCAAGTCGTTCCCCTAGAG AGGTGGAGATGGAGCAAAGGAGGTTTGAGGTGGCGAAGTTTGCGGTGATCGGACACCGGGGAAGTGGCATGAACGATTTGCAGTCATTAGATCAGAGAATGAGAGCTATCAAAGAAAACTCCATTGTTTCCTTCAAAGCTGCATCTAACTTAGCCCTTGACTTCATCGAATTCGACGTGCAAGTCACGAAAGATAACTGTCCCGTTATCTTCCACGACGACCACATCTTCTGTGAAGAAAACGGCACTGTGTTTGGGGAGAAAGTTACGGAATTGACCCTCTCCGAGTTCCTCTCTTGCGGTCCTCAGAGGGACAAGAAAGGAAAAACCCTGCTTAGGAAAACTGAAGAGGGGAAGCTAGTCAAGTGGAACGTGGAACAAGATGACTCACTCTGCACACTCCATGAAGCTTTCGTTAATGTCAATCCTTCTTTGGGTTTCAACATTGAGTTGAAGTTTGATGACTACATTGTTTATGAACAAGGATATCTTGTCCATGTTCTTCACTCCATCTTGAAG GTTGTGTTTGAGCATGGCAAGAATAGGCCAATCATATTCTCAACTTTTCAGCCAGATGCAGCAATACTTGTAAGAAAATTGCAAAGCACATACCCTGTATTCTTCTTAACTGAAGGAGGATGTGAACTCTATCAAGATGTGAGAAGAAATTCATTAGAGGAGGCTCTGAAGCTTTGCACAGAACATGGATTGCAAGGAATAGTCTCTGAAGTCAAAGGAATATTTAGAAACCCTGAAGCTGTGAGAAAGATCAAGGAGTGTTCTAATAAGCTTTCTCTCTTTACATATGGGAAATTAAACAATGTTCCTGAAGCAGTTTACATGCAACATCTAATGGGGATTGATGGTGtcattgttgattttgttaagGAAATAGCAGAGTTAGTTCTTGATATAAATGGTCAAGGGATGGAGGAAATGTTGCAAGTGAAGAACTTCAAGCCTCAATTCTCACAGCAAgagctttcttttcttttgaagcTTATTCCAGAATTGATTCAAATTTGA
- the LOC107490821 gene encoding glycerophosphodiester phosphodiesterase GDPD2 isoform X2, with protein MEQRRFEVAKFAVIGHRGSGMNDLQSLDQRMRAIKENSIVSFKAASNLALDFIEFDVQVTKDNCPVIFHDDHIFCEENGTVFGEKVTELTLSEFLSCGPQRDKKGKTLLRKTEEGKLVKWNVEQDDSLCTLHEAFVNVNPSLGFNIELKFDDYIVYEQGYLVHVLHSILKVVFEHGKNRPIIFSTFQPDAAILVRKLQSTYPVFFLTEGGCELYQDVRRNSLEEALKLCTEHGLQGIVSEVKGIFRNPEAVRKIKECSNKLSLFTYGKLNNVPEAVYMQHLMGIDGVIVDFVKEIAELVLDINGQGMEEMLQVKNFKPQFSQQELSFLLKLIPELIQI; from the exons ATGGAGCAAAGGAGGTTTGAGGTGGCGAAGTTTGCGGTGATCGGACACCGGGGAAGTGGCATGAACGATTTGCAGTCATTAGATCAGAGAATGAGAGCTATCAAAGAAAACTCCATTGTTTCCTTCAAAGCTGCATCTAACTTAGCCCTTGACTTCATCGAATTCGACGTGCAAGTCACGAAAGATAACTGTCCCGTTATCTTCCACGACGACCACATCTTCTGTGAAGAAAACGGCACTGTGTTTGGGGAGAAAGTTACGGAATTGACCCTCTCCGAGTTCCTCTCTTGCGGTCCTCAGAGGGACAAGAAAGGAAAAACCCTGCTTAGGAAAACTGAAGAGGGGAAGCTAGTCAAGTGGAACGTGGAACAAGATGACTCACTCTGCACACTCCATGAAGCTTTCGTTAATGTCAATCCTTCTTTGGGTTTCAACATTGAGTTGAAGTTTGATGACTACATTGTTTATGAACAAGGATATCTTGTCCATGTTCTTCACTCCATCTTGAAG GTTGTGTTTGAGCATGGCAAGAATAGGCCAATCATATTCTCAACTTTTCAGCCAGATGCAGCAATACTTGTAAGAAAATTGCAAAGCACATACCCTGTATTCTTCTTAACTGAAGGAGGATGTGAACTCTATCAAGATGTGAGAAGAAATTCATTAGAGGAGGCTCTGAAGCTTTGCACAGAACATGGATTGCAAGGAATAGTCTCTGAAGTCAAAGGAATATTTAGAAACCCTGAAGCTGTGAGAAAGATCAAGGAGTGTTCTAATAAGCTTTCTCTCTTTACATATGGGAAATTAAACAATGTTCCTGAAGCAGTTTACATGCAACATCTAATGGGGATTGATGGTGtcattgttgattttgttaagGAAATAGCAGAGTTAGTTCTTGATATAAATGGTCAAGGGATGGAGGAAATGTTGCAAGTGAAGAACTTCAAGCCTCAATTCTCACAGCAAgagctttcttttcttttgaagcTTATTCCAGAATTGATTCAAATTTGA
- the LOC107490736 gene encoding internal alternative NAD(P)H-ubiquinone oxidoreductase A1, mitochondrial — translation MVRDPKTSMAWLRNLSKYSSTIAKLSSSPKTNTDLFFLLPSFTFLSHFSSNSIQQKPSNSNTKHVIEYSGLLEATKPHEKPRVVVLGSGWAGCRLMKGLDTTTYDIVCVSPRNHMVFTPLLASTCVGTLEFRSVAEPIGRIQPALSREPGSYFFLANCTAIDTHNHMVQCETVTDGEETIDPWKFSISYDKLVIALGSKPSTFGIQGVKEYAIFLREVYHAQEIRRKLLLNLMLSDVPGITEEEKRRLLHCVVVGGGPTGVEFSGELSDFIMKDVQQRYAHVKDYIRVTLIEANEILSSFDDRLRRYATNQLTKSGVRLVRGIVKDVKAQKIILSDGTEVPYGLLVWSTGVSPAPIIQSLDLPKEPSGRIGVDEWLRVPSVQDVFSIGDCCGFLETTGRQTLPALAQVAERQGKYLAELLNRIGKEGAGHANSAKEIEFGDPFVYKHLGSMATIGRYKALVDLRQSKEAKGLSLAGFLSFFIWRSAYITRVISWRNRFYVFINWVTTLIFGRDISRL, via the exons ATGGTTAGAGACCCAAAAACATCAATGGCTTGGTTAAGAAATCTCTCCAAATATTCTTCCACCATTGCTAaattatcatcatcaccaaaaaCAAACACTGACCTATTTTTCCTTTTACCATCCTTCACATTCCTCTCACACTTTAGCTCCAATTCCATTCAACAAAAGCCTTCAAATTCCAATACCAAGCATGTTATTGAGTATTCAGGGTTATTGGAAGCAACAAAGCCCCATGAGAAGCCACGTGTCGTTGTTCTTGGTTCGGGTTGGGCTGGGTGTAGACTCATGAAGGGTTTGGACACAACAACATATGACATTGTTTGTGTCTCACCGCGTAACCACATGGTTTTCACTCCTCTATTGGCTTCAACATGTGTTGGAACACTTGAATTTAGATCTGTGGCTGAACCCATTGGAAGGATCCAACCAGCTCTTTCTAGAGAACCCGGTTCTTATTTCTTCCTTGCCAATTGTACTGCCATTGATACACATAACCATATG GTTCAATGTGAGACAGTGACTGATGGTGAAGAAACAATAGATCCCTGGAAGTTTTCAATCTCATATGACAAGCTCGTAATCGCATTAGGATCGAAACCGTCCACTTTCGGAATCCAAGGAGTCAAAGAATATGCGATTTTCCTGCGCGAGGTTTATCACGCGCAGGAAATTCGGCGAAAGCTCCTCCTTAACTTGATGTTGTCAGACGTTCCTG GAATCACGGAAGAAGAAAAACGGAGGCTTTTGCATTGTGTAGTTGTGGGAGGGGGTCCAACTGGAGTTGAATTCAGTGGTGAACTCAGTGATTTCATCATGAAAGATGTTCAACAAAGATATGCTCATGTCAAGGATTACATTCGTGTTACTCTAATTGAG GCAAATGAAATATTGTCTTCGTTCGATGATCGATTGAGACGCTATGCTACGAACCAATTGACAAAG TCAGGAGTTCGTCTTGTTCGCGGCATAGTGAAAGATGTGAAAGCTCAGAAGATAATACTAAGTGATGGCACTGAGGTTCCTTATGGTTTGTTGGTATGGTCTACTGGTGTTTCCCCTGCTCCTATTATTCAATCTTTGGATCTCCCTAAAGAACCTTCTGGAAG GATTGGTGTTGACGAGTGGCTTCGTGTTCCTTCGGTTCAAGATGTCTTCTCAATTGGTGATTGCTGTGGATTTCTTGAAACCACAGGTAGACAAACACTCCCTGCATTGGCACAA GTAGCAGAGAGACAAGGAAAATATCTAGCAGAACTATTAAACAGAATTGGAAAAGAAGGTGCAGGGCATGCAAACAGTGCAAAAGAAATAGAATTTGGAGATCCATTTGTTTATAAGCACCTTGGAAGCATGGCAACTATTGGAAGATACAAGGCCTTAGTTGATCTTAGGCAGAGCAAG GAGGCAAAAGGGTTATCTCTGGCAGGGTTTCTCAGTTTTTTCATTTGGCGCTCCGCGTATATTACACGTGTCATCAGCTGGAGAAACAGATTTTATGTATTCATCAATTGGGTGACAACTCTTATATTTGGCCGTGACATAAGCAGATTatga